The nucleotide sequence CGCAACGGCTATGCCGATCATGAGGAAGTTGACCAAGGCGTAAGTTGACTCCAAATTGTCCGTAAACCTGTCGATGCCGAAATAAAAAAGCCGTGTAACTATAATAAGTAATTTGCAAAAGAAGcttagcgagaaaaaaatcatgtttgTTACTCATAATTTACTTCCACTAAACTCTATAGCGTGCTTGTGGGCGATGATGGTCCTGACGAGCTTCGCGTAGAAGATGTCTTGACGACACTGCAACGTAACCAAATCAGATGCAGAATTGCTCATTTTTTCATCCAATTTAGTAGACTTGCGCAATTCCACGCTGTAAATTACATCGTTGTAAACCTGCTGCAATTATCTTagttgattttaataaaaacaacgCACACGACAATCTTGAAGAGAGCACAGGCATGttgagcgcaattgatgaacaACGCATCGAACCCGATGATTATGGCGATGGCTACGACGTCGAAAATCATCCCGTGTATCAGCACGAAGTAAAAATTGTTGTCGATTTGGTGAATGTTGTACTTGACGAGCCGGGCGGCGTGACGCGGTCGAGTAGCATTTTCCAAAGGAAAAACGAAGTCCAGCATGTGAGGTATGAAAGCTGTGACGTTGTAGATGACCACCGTCGAGCACAGGTACACTGCGCGAAATATCACAATGAATTCAAATCTCATACGTTAAAagttaaatttcttttttttatacgtgGAGCTTACTCATGTAGAAGGTGTTAAATTTTCTGGCCTCCTCCGAATAGTTGGTAAGGTGATTTAGACTCTCACCTCTGAACGTCACGAAGTCATCCTTTATGCGCTCCAATACGTTTCTAAACTGCACAAGCAATCGAGTTATTAGAATCTTCATACTTCACCTCGAAAGTATAACGACATTAACAATCAGTCAACGACCTTTTCTTCGCGGAAGGCGATATAGAGGAACTTGGTTATATAATGCGCATAGTACAGCAGACTCGGGATGCACATTAGCAAGATGTGAAAGTCGTTTCGAAACTCATACGTCTTCATGATCTGGTGTGAAAAAACAGAGAATTTCGTACAATAAGATGCGTGCTTTTATCGCAGCTTACAGAATCAATCGATACACAGTTTCATACGTGAGGTATCAAAACGGTCGAGACGGCCATCAGGGTGATGACACGAGATATGAGTTTGCTCTTGGGGTCCTGAAACGGCCAAAGCCCGAATGGCCTGAGGCAGATCCTGCTGTACACGAAGTCTGGTCCATTGATGATATCCATGGCTTTCTGACCTCTTCATTGATTGTATCGGAAAGTTTATTCCCAGAAAATTCTACTTACGCGTGTACCACCATTGCAACCCTCGAAGACACTGGCAACGATGACGTACGGATATCACGCGTAAGTGCGCATTAAGCCTACGGCTCACGCATGATTACAACTATTAGATGCGGTGCAAAATTAATCACAACGCCGTATGCTATCGGGTGATATCGAATCTATGGATTACAGTCCTGTTTTATTCACGAGGCGATCTAATAGCACCCCAGCGCTGTACCGTGCAATTGCTTGGGAGGGGTCGAGAATTGGCGATAAGTGCTACTGTGTCGCACAAGTAATTTCTGGACTCTGGTCaataaaaatagtgtttttctttGCAAGTCTTTTAGTCTGTACAAGCGTGGTTTACTTACAAATTTCACACACTTTAGCGAAACTAAGTATAGGATGTGTACACATTGATTCTCTTATATCTTCTTTGagctatttttctttttataattttacatgGAATACTTTTCGACAGAACATTTCTGAGATGTGCCGTTCACACGGATGACAGGAAAGTGAAGTACGACAGGGATGCTTTGAGAATCTGAAAAAGGAAGAGATTCGTGCTCGTTAGTCGACcgtaaaataacatttttttttcctcaaatCTCACCGTTGCATAGTTTTCCAATCCCAAAACGTAAAGTCCACCACCAGTCAAGCAGCTCGGCTTCTGACTCCGCAGCATCATGAAGCTCAAAAGCTTCTTACACTCGTCGGTTATGCCCTCCCTGTACCACTCGCAGTTGTAGCTGAAGTCAAATGTTgattgaatgaaaaaatacatttaaaacGGGACATAATCAAAAGAGATTCTATTATTTCTACCACGACTGGTAAACCATTAAGCTGTGATCCTTGATCCTTTGTCCAGGATAGTTATGAAAGAGAATATGGAGTAGTTCACCGCTGGTGAAAATCGCGTACCTGAACGCAATCTCGTGATTGTCCTTATGCTGCACAGTCTGCGAAAGAAAGAAATCATCATCGTAAGCATACATCTCCATAAATTGGATGCAAGTTACACAAAACTACGTTCGTACTTCGAATTCCGCTAATGTTATCGAGCCCAATGTTATGCCGATGACGAGGAGGTTAGCCATCGCATAAATCGACTCTACGAGATCCACGAATCTGTAGAGCAATGAATATGAAAAAACTGACAGTTATAAGACAGTAGaggaattaaaaataaagacaCTCAACTCTATGGCGTGCTTGTGTTTGATAATAACCTTGACGACTTCTTGGTAGAATACATCTCGAGAATTGGTATCCTTTGCGGTATCTGAAGTGGCTTCGATCTTATGCTTGTCAATAGTATCTTTTAGCTCAGTTCTGTGAAAATCACGTGAGAATATCTTACAAACTAAGGCGACACTGCAGATGATTTGCATTTGGCAGGTTGTCATTTTAATAGTTTAGAAAGCGAACGTGTGACTGTTATGCGATTACGTACTCTTATTGAATTTACCGTAAACGAATTCCAGGTAAAAACTACAAAACTTATGCCGTATCCCACAGCGAGTACATATTGTAAAACTGTATGGTCGAAATGTTATTCGTCTCTTCGACGACTGTGTGATTCGTATCCCTTTGATAAATTGACGCCCATGCACATTTTGGGAATGCCAGATTCGACTATTCTGATCAAAATCTCATTTAATCTCCTAACGTATGGCGAGGCTTTTTATTAATGGAACGATACGTAACTAAAGAAGATTTTGAGATTAGACTTCTTCAAAATTGGCTTAGCATCATACGCTCCATACGATTGTAATAGCAATTCGCCGTGTAGTTCCGAGACTAGACatatacaatttttctttaaaattaacTTGTTAACACACTCATTCATTTgtgataattttttcatttttgatataattcgCTTAGCTCGTTTGTCGTACGATGGTAATAGACTATCGTAACCTGGGGTTTCAATGTAAATATCTAATCCTGAATCGCTCAATTCCTTGTAAGTATCGAAATTTTTCGAGTCACTTACTACTTTGATGTCCATCAACTTAAGAAAAACATCGTTCGTATACGTGAACGATACAAAAACTATGCTGATGAAAACGATTCGTTAAGTCACATTTCGCGGTGTTTCAGCACAGGAACGCTTAGTAGCATTTCTATAATGAATATTGGACTCCAGTATTTTATGTCAAATTTCAGAAGACGAATTGTGATAATGATTATGGCGTACATGGTAAGTACCGTAAGTAGATTAAAAAATAGGGAATGTggcaaaataaaaagattgtAAGGTTGAACGGGAACCaaagcaatgaaactaacgAAGTCCACCGGAAAGCTAGTTTCGGTAATAGATTGGTTTCCGAAAATGACGGTGTATTGAGGAACTGGTAACAAATTAACTTCGTTTTTATGCAACAAATTGTGCAAAACTGCTCTAAAGGTAGTATTATTGGTCGCTTTGCACTCGGCAATAATTTTTATGGAAAAGTTGCAAAAGTTTGATAAAGTAGAAAAGAATCCGTAATGCATTCCATTTACATTTCTTATGGACCCATCactatttttgtttaaatttaaatacgGTGGCAATTGAAAGACAGGCACTTTCAGAGGATATCCATTCATGTTTTTTAGTTTATCAAGAAAAAGTTCAGAACTATGATTCCATTCCGAAAAGTTTCTGAAAAGGATTGTAGAAAAGTTTTACCAGCTCAACATCAGAAGActtggaatttttaattacgttGAGCATCGTAAAATCCAAGAACTGATTGTTCCAACTTTTGTATAGGATCGAATTCGTGTAACTCTCCGGCAGAGGTTTATCTGCGGAGACGATGAGCAAACATCTCGCTCTTGTTCGTTTATACGATGatttactatataatattttaaaaaacgatttGGCAGATCCTCCTGTTCTTCATCGCCATTTTCTACTTGAATTTCGCTTAGAACGATATGTAACTTTTTATCACTTATTGTAAAGCGTACGATACCACTTAAATATGCACGTCGATCTTTAAATGATAACAGCTTGCTATTAAACATGATCGCTGGAATTTTTTGTAGTAATGTCttaatatcttcaaaaaattttaaaaagaaaggATGATACATGAtctatattgaaaaatatcatataCGGATTAATTTCcacgatttttttaattacagaaTCAGACCATTTCGCCATACTGATTTGATGCATACAGCAAATTATCAAAACCACGAGAAACGAGTGCTTCATTATTATAAGCAAAACTGTTGTATAGCTAtttttacttattattattattaaaatttatattgctTTGTGTTCAGGaagtgaaaatatttgtaCTGTTACCGAGCGgcgaaaaatatttgttgTACTGGCAGCATTATGTAGAAAAGTCTAAATATTAATTCTTTTTCATTAGCTTATTAAATTACCCGTCATTTACACGAACGAAAGTCAGTTTTATTGATTCTAGCATTtatgttgaaaatattttctacacCTAAATCGAATCGGATAATAATAGTCATCGATGCATGAAAAGTATTCGTATCATTATTGATAACGATATCGAGAGATAGAGTTATCAATAAGCATTTAAGCTTCAAATATTGATGAAATCACACGCATGAATTTAGTTTGATCGTTACTTCTATAGTCGCAGTCTTTTTCTTTGTTACCGTTGAAAATTGGCGATGACCGTTCGTTCCTGcagaaatataattttgaattttcgccgCACCTCCCATTTTTCCCACGTCATCAAACTTCAAATGCGCATGCGCGATCCCGCCAAACACTATGATATCACTGTCGCAGCGAAGTGCAAAACCATGTGCGACGGGTGGGGCAACGTAGCTTTATTGCGGGTTTTTCCCAGcggctttttaaaaaaactacgCCAGACTTGCAATCATAACCTAAAAGTTCGACGGTTGTATGTGCGCTTGTGTCCTTACAAATGGCAAATACTGAAACTAGTACAAgtcaaaatttgataaaaaatgaaaataatagcgaaaataatacaaatttactCATTAAACCAACCGATCATTTTACGTCGTTAAGAGATTTCATGTTTTGTGAACATTTGAAGGATGTAAGCATCAAGGTAATTAATGTTtgtcaatatattattatagtgTAATAAACAAGTAAAATAAATGACAAGAGTCTAATCTAGTATCGGTCGCTTTTTGCGTTTAACTGCAACACATCTTCTACGATTTTattcattaataattgattctATTAATCTGTTCATTTGCATTATAAAGCTgcatatttgaataatacattatttttaggcAGGAGGACGAATTTTTCGCGTCCACAAATTGATTCTTGCAAATTCCATCGGTTATTTCGACGAACTGTTTCGAAGTGCACAAGATAACGAATCAGAAGTAGAAGTAGACATCGATGATCCGGAGTTTGTAGAtttatttgatattaattaaataaaagaaaaacgttAAATGTCGGATTCACAAATATGTAAAACATAATTTGGTTATTGCAGGATCATGAATACTTTTATTACCTACGCCTACACAGGAGAGATGAAAGTGAATGAGAACAACGCGTTCAGCATTTTAAAAGCTGCCGCGATCCTTAAAACAAATCGCGTACACGACTCATGTAGAgtttttttaatagaattGATGCGAAACGATTTTGAAAACACTACTTTAAAAAAGGAATATCTCGATCTTGACTATGAATTTTGGAAAACCGCTATATTGAGTCTTCAAGCGGAAGTTAGTACGAAATTGATTTTCAATGCTGCAACGAGATGGATTAATCATAACTATGATCAAAGAAATACCCAAGTACTAAATTTACTTAACTTGGTTCCATTGAGCGACTTGAGTTCCGATGATATAGACGGCTTTTTGTTTCAAGACGAATATTCTATTGGTTTCAAACACAAGTAAGATTTGACGTTCAGGCatctataattatttaaatatacaagacaGCGGataagattattattttttttattttattttatagagaAATAGTTTTTGAAGTACATTCGAGAAGATTTCAATTAGTGAAACAGTTAAGCTTAACAAATCGGAACAGTGCTGAAGCCAACGCACAATCAGAGAGCTCAACTAATAATCTAAACGTCGAAAATTCAGCAAATCGAGGAGAACATTTGGAACACGACGTTGGTTATCAATCATCGGGGGAATCGTCGCGAGATAGGGTTCCTCGCAATACAATGACAAGAATTCCAGAAGAAATTGTCAATAACTTACAAGGAAATACAACGACAACATCTGATATTGTGAAAACCGAATTATTAATAAACGACGATGTGATTACAGAAAATAGTTTAGACCAGAATAGTTCGGAAAATGAAGCAGACGAGTACTCCAATATAGCACCTATTGCAGATGACGCCCCTGGTAGTCCTACACTTGGAATATCACTTAATAATAACTCGAGAAAGATATATGTATTGAGTTTGGAACAATCTCGGGTTATTGAAATTTATGAGCCTGAAACAAGTAagacacaaaaaaaattttcttcctCAATTTGataatttctaatttttaataattacttACCAGATACGTGGTCATCCATTCAAATggcagaaaatgaaaatatgcTAAATTGGTTTAGTTGTACTGGGTACAAGGGTAAATTGTACAAATTCGGCGGGTTTAAGGTAATGAGGAGAAGCGAACTCCACCTTTGGAGTGTTGCAGTTTTCAAGCCCGGTAGAAACGCTTGGAATGAATTGCAGCCAATGATAATAAAGCGAAGGTTTactaacatatttttattcataatttatttcatagCTTATTGATACCATCTTGACAAATGATATTTTAGGGAAAGCGGTGCAGTATCCTTGAACACATATTTGTACGTATGCGGTGGCTGGACGGGTGATGAAATTACTAATTCAGTTGAAAGATACTCTGTCAGTCGTAGAGCATGGGAACTGATATCACCGATGAGAGAACGAAGATGTGCTCCGGCTGTTGTAGTTTTTGAAGATTGCATTTATGCAATAGGCGGAGTAGGACGTCGTACCAGATCGGACGATGTTTATTTGGATACGGTCTGTGGCGTTCTCATTGATTTAAAGTCTTTTTAACAAATCATTTGTGAATTCGTTGCAATTTAACGCCCTGACGATTTTCTAGGTTGAAGTATACAATCTCCGAACGCAAGAATGGACCATACTCCCGGCAAGAATGAAAACAAAACGTTCGAGCTGCGCTGCAGCAGTGCTGAATGGAAAAATTTACGTTTGTGGAGGATGGCATCATCCAAATGCTCTGAATGTCGTTGAGATGTTTGATCCAAGACTGAGAACGTATGTAAATACATCtacttttaatgaaaatggtaaaatttaattttttgtattctcGCAGATGGTCAACCGTCGAGAGTATGAACAAAGGGAGAAAGCAGTTTTTGGTTGTTGCATACTTAGGAAAACTTTGGGCCATCGGAGGAGCTCGCGGTGAAGCTTGGGTCGAGGTATACGATCCCAGAGAAAATCGTTGGTCATGTAGGGAAAGAAGAGGCGTTAATACGAATATTCACGTGACCGGGAGCCTTTTGTAATAGATCTGAATTCGTAAAAGGTGCAGTGGAACATTTATGGGATTCATTATCCTGTAAATCCTGCACAAATAACATCGAATTCAACTTTATAAGACtccataaaaaaattgagaagAAATCATTAATCACTGTATACGTTCATCTTAACTAtgcattaatattttctaCTTAGATTTTAAGAGTTATACATTATTTGGTACGATGTAAAGTGCTACTAAGCCAGTATTGAAGCTAATAGAATccttgtattttttatatgacAGTAGTACTCTTCTACGAAACTATTAAAGAATTACATTTCTCAAATTCGTTCCGCTTCATTACGAATGTCCCAACCGCCATTTCCTTCGTGAATTTCCATCCAAAAGCAGCATCGTCAAACCAAAAAGTACAGCTATAATACGCAACAAAACTCACATTACGATTTGAAATAGGGCACAAGCATGCTGTGAACAGTTTAGCAGCAGTGTATCGAAGCCCATAATAAGCATCATGCCGAGGATGTTGAGTACGAAGCCATGCAGCGTCGTAACGAAAAAATTGTTCTCAATCCGCTGGATGTTGTATTTCATGAGTCTGAGTACGGGACGCGGGCGTGTCTCGTTCAGAGGTACGAGAAgatccagcagcagcggcacgaAAGCCGACGTGTTGTATACCACTACTGTACCCATGAAGTAATCTGCGAAAACATAACGCAATCGATACTAAGCTCTAATGCGACACTGAAAGTGTCCTTTTCAGAAAAAAGCACAGTTACGCACAGATATAGACATGATTAACTTTTCGCGCTTGTTCCGCATACTCGTTGAGAATCCTTAGGTTATCTCCCGTGTAGCTTTGGAAATCACTCTTGATTTGTTTGATCAATTCTTTGCACTGCAATGAATATATAGTtcttatgaaaataaaatggacttcatttctaaaattgaaaaaaatgaatctaAAGTAACTTTGTCCTCATTGAGTATCATGCAGGAAATTTTCGTCAACACTTGGACGTAAAAAATGATGCTAGGAATACAGAGAAAAAAGTATTCGAGATGGTTGCGTAGTTCGTATGCTTTGGTAACCTGAAAAGACAaaaatcgtatttttgaagcgCATCCAACACAAATATTATACGAACGCACTCACGTGTGGAATAAGAGCCGAACTGCAGCCCAAATACATTAACGTGCGAAGcagcactttttttttatagctcTGTAGTGGCCACGTCCCGAAGGAGCTCAAATAGTTTTTGCAGTAAACGTAGTAGGGTCCGTCAAGCACATTGTCTTCCATCTTTATATATAAACTGCAGTTTTTGTTTATCGAGGATTACATGCGATAAAGCATGCTTCCAATAAATTTACATCCAATAACGCGAAATTCGAAGAATAATATAGGCATTACACCCAAATGATCTAATCTTTGCTAAGCCTCATGCGCATCTTCTAAACTTCAAAAAACAACTGTCTATGGAAACAATAGTGAGAGTCCGCTATCCCATGTTAGTTTATTTCCGGATAGGGCAGAGACGGTGGGCAGAATTCCTGATAGGGAATTGATCACGAACCCCCTTTTTTTATTCACGAAGCAGTAATTGTCTTTAAGCGCACGTACGCGAGATATACCCGTAAATTCATTCACGTTTTTACTCGTGGCTCTATACGTTCAGTTagtgtaaaaaaagaaaaataattttgtagaCTACGCATCTTCGTCCACTGCAACATTCACTGGGTTGATAATTCGTCGTAGCGGTGAAAAAACTTTGACAAACATAGTATCGTATTTACGACGCAAAAAGCGCATTTGTAGCAATTACGTATGCGATGCGCGTGTGTATTCTGAAAGGGTATAGACACTTCCTTTTTTGTCAAGCGTGGACTTAAATATACGATGATGGAAGAAAGCATATACAATGCTCGGCGAAAATGTTACCGCAGACAGAGACACGtgggatttatttttatactcgATATTCGAAGGGTTCATTTGATACGTTAGTTGCTAGAGCTTTCCTGGAAAGAAGACATTGAGAAAATATTATCTTTTCTtatcataaaatataatacaaatacatttttcgtgtatatttttataaaactacaGTATTTAATACATATCAACGTCAAAATCTATTCAAATATTGGATAACCATTTTTTGACTATCTTTAGAGATCATATTATCACTATCCTAATCAGATTAAAATATGTGAACGCTGACTTCATCACCTGCAAAACATTATTTCGTCAATATAATCACACTCGTTTAATAAAAATCGTTTAATCACCGAAACTCACGTTGGAAAAGGTAACGAGTCTCAAATCAACAAACTTTCCAGCCGTCAGCTTGGCAGGATATCGAGAGACGGCTATTATGAAAAACAGATCGGAGGCGCTTTTTCCAGGCAGATTGTACCAGTCGATAGTGTGGTAAATCGAGCCGACTCTTGTGCACTTATTTGGAAAAACTCATTAGCAAAGCTACAGTTACAGATACAGTTTTAAACTACGTTCTTACCTGCTCACAAGATATTGGTCGTGAACGGCGCAAGAAGTATGAAGTACGTCGTCGTGCTTATCGGTTCCTTCCGCTCCCATTCCTGTAAAGCTTACATTTTAGTAAAAAGACATCATTTTTATTCTATCGGAAGAATCGTTAACTCGCTCCTCACACGGTTAGGCAATAGTATCCTATGAAACAGATGTTCATGGTGCAGCCGATGAACTCCACGAAGCAAATCCCATTCAGGTACTTCTCGACTCGAGCTGCAAATCTACGTATCGtacaattaaatatataatacgtaACGTAAGCATCAATTCCAAAATCAGAAAAAGGCAAACTTGAGCgctctgatgtgcctcgtgACAATGACAGCGAGCCTGGCCTCTCGGGTCGTCGCATCCTTGGGATAGGGCACATCGTCTGGACCAACGTCGCCGTCGATGTACCTCCGAATCAGCATCATAACAAGCTCCAACTGGGCGCAGGTATGGGTCACAAAGACAGCGGCAAGGCTGCAGGTACCCACGGTTACGGTATCCAGAACGAAGCCGGAGAAACACTGCAGCAGATAAACGATCTCGTAGATTGGGCTGATTTCGATGTTCAGCCAGGCGTTGTAGGTAGGAAAGGTGAGGATCCGAGGCTTCTTGGCCACTTCCAAAACCGATGACGTATTCAAAGACAGCGAATTGTCGATACTGGCGGAGAAGGTCTGCACGGCAGCCATGGGCATGATTCCGTGGTAGAAGATTCCACCTCCGTACATGAAGATACCCGAGAAGATCGAGAGGGATCGGCCGATTTTCGCGTGACGATAAATCACCGCAACCACACGCTGTTTTACACAATTCATTTATTGATacattttgttttcaatctTCACCTTCTTCTCCATAGCGCAGCCGTTCTCCCAGTCCTCCTCGACGTGCCGAAAGCACTGGGCTATTTCGGCGGTCCTCTGCGTGAGCGAGGCGTACTTGGTCACGGCCATGAGGGCGAAGCTCATGGGTCCGATGAGCTTCATCTTAATCGCCATGTTTGGTTCTTCGATGAAGGTGTGCAGAGCACACGGTACCAGGATGAACATTATCAGGAGATAGGTGATCACGATGAGGAGAAGGTTGAGAAACTTGTGGAGATAGGCTTGCGATCGACTGGAGGAGGACGACCAGAGACCGATCGATCGCAGGAAGTAGCGACTCATTTGCACTGCGTGCTCATACTCGttccaatttttatttttgaagattatACGCAAAAATCTTCTATTTTCACTTTACACCCTTAGTTCAAGCTCAGACCACATCTTTTCCCAGTGTCGGATCTACCGTAGATGGTATCTATCCTCTCGACATCGTCATCCGCTACCATAATCACAGCTCAAACTTTGCTCGTAATACCAGTACCCATCTCGCGAAAATTCCCATAGTTTATCTAGATAAACAAAGTATTCTACGAATCGCGTACTATTATCCGCAAGTTTTAATTACGGATACGGCGCATCTAACGCGAGCTTTACTAGATCATTTATTCATCGTCACGCGTACGCTTTTAAACCCTTCGCGGAATGGATATCGGAAGAAAGTTTAATTACAGCCTTCGGTTGCTGTATCTTCCTTCCCTGGTGTATCGCAGGGATCAAATATTCATCTGTCGAGGTAAGCGTAACATCGGTTCTCGATGAAGCTCGCTGCGATGCTTTTTTTGTCCGGCGGCTTTATTGTGAAGTCCGCGAGGAAGTTTTCCAATTTATGTTTCACGAGCTCTATGGAAGATGGGGTTGAGTTTAATTACTG is from Nasonia vitripennis strain AsymCx chromosome 1, Nvit_psr_1.1, whole genome shotgun sequence and encodes:
- the Or194 gene encoding odorant receptor 194 isoform X1, with product MDIINGPDFVYSRICLRPFGLWPFQDPKSKLISRVITLMAVSTVLIPHIMKTYEFRNDFHILLMCIPSLLYYAHYITKFLYIAFREEKFRNVLERIKDDFVTFRGESLNHLTNYSEEARKFNTFYMMYLCSTVVIYNVTAFIPHMLDFVFPLENATRPRHAARLVKYNIHQIDNNFYFVLIHGMIFDVVAIAIIIGFDALFINCAQHACALFKIVVVELRKSTKLDEKMSNSASDLVTLQCRQDIFYAKLVRTIIAHKHAIEFTDNLESTYALVNFLMIGIAVATITLTEFETIVHVNEVDIMCRFAFFSGGELISMLYQNWPGQRIKDHSLRVHASCFECEWYREDVSYKSKRLLMFMMLKSEVPSALTAGKLFILDLQNYVKIFKASLSYFAFLSSVAKVSSN
- the LOC107982207 gene encoding kelch-like protein diablo; its protein translation is MANTETSTSQNLIKNENNSENNTNLLIKPTDHFTSLRDFMFCEHLKDVSIKAGGRIFRVHKLILANSIGYFDELFRSAQDNESEVEVDIDDPEIMNTFITYAYTGEMKVNENNAFSILKAAAILKTNRVHDSCRVFLIELMRNDFENTTLKKEYLDLDYEFWKTAILSLQAEVSTKLIFNAATRWINHNYDQRNTQVLNLLNLVPLSDLSSDDIDGFLFQDEYSIGFKHKEIVFEVHSRRFQLVKQLSLTNRNSAEANAQSESSTNNLNVENSANRGEHLEHDVGYQSSGESSRDRVPRNTMTRIPEEIVNNLQGNTTTTSDIVKTELLINDDVITENSLDQNSSENEADEYSNIAPIADDAPGSPTLGISLNNNSRKIYVLSLEQSRVIEIYEPETNTWSSIQMAENENMLNWFSCTGYKGKLYKFGGFKVMRRSELHLWSVAVFKPGRNAWNELQPMIIKRRESGAVSLNTYLYVCGGWTGDEITNSVERYSVSRRAWELISPMRERRCAPAVVVFEDCIYAIGGVGRRTRSDDVYLDTVEVYNLRTQEWTILPARMKTKRSSCAAAVLNGKIYVCGGWHHPNALNVVEMFDPRLRTWSTVESMNKGRKQFLVVAYLGKLWAIGGARGEAWVEVYDPRENRWSCRERRGVNTNIHVTGSLL
- the Or193 gene encoding odorant receptor 193, which encodes MEDNVLDGPYYVYCKNYLSSFGTWPLQSYKKKVLLRTLMYLGCSSALIPHVTKAYELRNHLEYFFLCIPSIIFYVQVLTKISCMILNEDKCKELIKQIKSDFQSYTGDNLRILNEYAEQARKVNHVYIYYFMGTVVVYNTSAFVPLLLDLLVPLNETRPRPVLRLMKYNIQRIENNFFVTTLHGFVLNILGMMLIMGFDTLLLNCSQHACALFQIVITELKDTIDKHKIEATSDTAKDTNSRDVFYQEVVKVIIKHKHAIEFVDLVESIYAMANLLVIGITLGSITLAEFETVQHKDNHEIAFRYAIFTSGELLHILFHNYPGQRIKDHSLMVYQSCYNCEWYREGITDECKKLLSFMMLRSQKPSCLTGGGLYVLGLENYATILKASLSYFTFLSSV
- the Or194 gene encoding odorant receptor 194, whose amino-acid sequence is MDIINGPDFVYSRICLRPFGLWPFQDPKSKLISRVITLMAVSTVLIPHIMKTYEFRNDFHILLMCIPSLLYYAHYITKFLYIAFREEKVFRNVLERIKDDFVTFRGESLNHLTNYSEEARKFNTFYMMYLCSTVVIYNVTAFIPHMLDFVFPLENATRPRHAARLVKYNIHQIDNNFYFVLIHGMIFDVVAIAIIIGFDALFINCAQHACALFKIVVVELRKSTKLDEKMSNSASDLVTLQCRQDIFYAKLVRTIIAHKHAIEFTDNLESTYALVNFLMIGIAVATITLTEFETIVHVNEVDIMCRFAFFSGGELISMLYQNWPGQRIKDHSLRVHASCFECEWYREDVSYKSKRLLMFMMLKSEVPSALTAGKLFILDLQNYVKIFKASLSYFAFLSSVAKVSSN